From the Corynebacterium sp. P3-F1 genome, the window TTCTCCGCGTGCAGCTTGAGCAGGTCGTTCCAAGCAGTTGTGGAAGTGATGTCGGTCATGGCCACTCCTAAGGGGGTTCATCGGAATCAGCAGTCGATGTAACCCAGACTAATGAAATTGTCGCTGCCATTTGGGCCATAATGGGAAGGTATGAGCATCGTTAAAATCAACGCGATCACCGTCCCCGAAGGCGCCGGCGAGCAGCTGGAGCAGCGCTTCCAAGCCCGCAAGCACGCCATTGACTCCCAGCCCGGATTCGAAGGATTCCAACTCCTTCGCCCGGTCAAGGGGGAGGACCGCTACTTCGTGGTCACCCGCTGGGCCGATGAAGAGTCTTACAAGAACTGGTGGGCCGGTGAAGGACGGGCCGCCCACGGCCACAAGGAGGGGGAGGAGCCCCGCAAACCAGTTGCGTCCGGGGCGGAGCTGCTCGAGTTCGAGGTGGTGCTCGACTCGCTGGAACAGGACTAGAAGCTTTCCCTCAACCCAGTTTGCCCCGGCCGAGCCGC encodes:
- a CDS encoding antibiotic biosynthesis monooxygenase, translated to MSIVKINAITVPEGAGEQLEQRFQARKHAIDSQPGFEGFQLLRPVKGEDRYFVVTRWADEESYKNWWAGEGRAAHGHKEGEEPRKPVASGAELLEFEVVLDSLEQD